The genomic interval CTTCAGTGTATAATCCGAACTATGTGGGAAGCTATGTTGCTCTTATTTTGCCTGTTTTAGTTGGACTTACCTTATACTTTAAAAATATATTTCAAAAGATAGGCTTATTTTTATTCAGTTGCTGCCTGATAGTTTCTCTGATCGGCTCAGGTTCAAAGACAGGTATGGGTATATCAGTAGTTGCATTTATATTACTGATAGTTTTTTTGAGAAAGCCAATTATCAGTAACTATAAATTCATTGGGGTAATGGTTATTGCAAGCATCGTACTTTCAGTAGGAGCAAATATCGTATCTAACGGTTTCTTGTACTATAAACTTTCTTCTGTTGGTGAGAGTATAATAGAGTCTGTAAGAATTGCTAAAAAAGACAGTTCTGTAAAGAAAAAGCTAGATAGGCTACAGGCTGTGTTTACGGACCGAGATGAGATGAAAATAAAAACTGAAAAAGCTATTCTTATATTAAAGAATGTGAAATCACAGATTATTTTTTTAGATGGCAATAAGAATTCCTTAGATACAATAACTGATGATGGAGGTAGTATCGGGTTCAGAAATGAAACGTATTCAGACATTAAGGTTACAGTAAGGAATAATGGCGGCAATAGTACCGTCTATGTAAGCGGTAAAGAAATATTATTCTTTCTGACCAAAGAAGGTTTTAAAGTTCCAAGTGTGCAAAATAGATTGATAGATGCTGGAAATCCACCAAAATGGGGGTTCGTTGGAATAGAAGATTTTGCGTCAGGAAGAGGCTTTATTTGGTCTAGAACTTTGCCAATGTTAAGGGATACTATCATTTTTGGTCACGGTGCTGATACCTTTGCTATATTCTTTCCACAGGATGATATAGCTGGTAAATTACTTGGTCTAGATAGTTCCATCATAGTAGTCGATAAGCCGCACAATATGTATCTTCAGATGGCAGTAAATACGGGTGTAGTTTCAGTATTAGCGTTTTTGTTCATAATATTTGCATATACGGTATCATCAATTAGAATATACATTAAAGCGAGACTGGATTCATTTTTGGGCATAATAGGAGTAAGTGTTTTTATTGGAGTTTTGAGCTATTGCCTTACAGGTATTTTTAACGACAGTACCATTTCTGTAGCTCCTGTATTTTGGACCATGCTGGGTATAGGCATTTCAATAAATGGTATTATTAAAAAGCAAATAGCTTGAGTTTGCATATATAGTTTTTTTGCTTATATTAAGTGTATATTATTAATATGTTTCAATCATATTAATAAATACTGGAATTGACTTATACAGACTAATGTAATAAAATAGTCATGTTCATATAATGAACATGACTATTTTATTACATTTTGTCCTGAGAGGAAAATATTTATATGAAAATGAAAAAAGATACTAGTACAGTTGATTTTGTTTCAGTCTTAAAAGGTTTTATTTATTGTTTAGTTTTCATTGTAATATTTTATCCACCCTTCATAAGAGGACTCTTCTTTGATGAAGAGATATTTCCTACTGAAGTTTTTGTTCTGTTGCTGTTTGCTATATATTGGATTTATAAATCTCTTAAAAAAGATAAGAAATTTCTCCAAACTCCATTGGAATATGGTACTTTTTTATTAACAGTCATATATTTTATCAGTATATTTGTTTCAGCAAATATTCATCTTGCTGTTTCAGAATGGCTCAAATATGTAATGTATTTTTCTGTTTTCTTTATTCTGTCAGATATTATTAATTCTTATAAAAGCAAAATGAGGGTTTTAGGTGTAATGGTTGCTGCTACAGTCGGAGTTTGCATATTAGGATTTGATGGTGCAACTGGAGGTAGTATAGCGAGCGTATTCAATAGTATATTTAGTGGCTTAGGACTGAGGATTAAGTTCTTTGACTTATATGTCAATAATAGAATGACTGCTTCTATACAATATCCTAATGCCCTGGCTTCTTATTTGATGGCTGTATTTTTTATAGTTATGCCAATCAGTATATATACCGTATCAAAGCTTAAAAGAACGGTTTCTTTTATTGTATGTACTTTTATACTAGTAACATTCTTACTTACCTTAAGTAGAGGGGCTTTCTTGTTCTTACCTGTGGCCGCATTTATCTTTATTTTACTTCTTCCGAAAGGTTTTAGAGTCCGGGGTTTTATAAATGTAGCTATAATTGCCATAGTTTCATCTAGTATTGCTGTTTTGGAGTATATGAATATTTCAGGCACTAGAGAAAAGGCTTTAATTATTTGGTTAGTCCTGTTATTAGGGTTAGGTATTTCTGCTGTGTTTTCTGCTATTTCTGATAAAGTTATAGCATGGTTTGAACACCTTAATTGGAAGGTATATTTATGTGGAGTAATAACACTTTGCTTACTAGGTTTTGCGGCTATTATTTATGTGCTTAATGCTTATGAACCAATGCAAGTGTCAGAAACTGTAAAGAAAAGTATAGTATTAGAGCCGGGTAGCAGATATAAACTACTATATGATATTGATGCAAAAAATAATTCTGGTAATGCTTACACTGTAAGATTAACTGCACAAAAAGAGACAGACATCATCTTTGGTGAAGAAAAGCAGCTAGTAAATATGGTAGGAAAAAATACCAACGGTAGAGAGACACGTGAAGTTACATTCTTTGTTCCAAATGGATTAAAGATTGTAAATATATATTTTAGCAGTAGTGATACTAACCAAGCTGCCATTCTTAATAATGCAAGAATAATAGAAAAGGACTCGGGTAAAACAGTAAAAAGCATACCTATGAAACATAGATTTCTACCTGATAATATAGCTTCCAGGTTTGAGAACTTATCTGTTTCCAAAAGTGCTATAGAAAGAAAGATTTTTTATGGAGATGCTTTTAAGATTTTAAAGGATAATTTGATATTGGGTGCAGGTGGTGGGGCCTGGTTCATATTGCATCCTTCTTATCAGTCATATAGCTATTCTACCACTGAGACTCATAACTATTATCTGCAGCTAGCTCTAGAAACTGGAGCAATAGGGTTTGTAATAATTTTATTCATAATTGTTTCACTAATAGCTATGTTTTTACGTGAGTACAGATACACAATGAAGAGTGATTTTAAAGAGAGGATTCTGCAAACAGGTATCTTCACAGCTATTATAGCAATGTTAATGCATGCTATCATTGATTGGGATCTTTCAATGTCAGCTGTGTCACTACTGCTCTGGGAACTTATGGCATTATTTAATTCTAGGTATAGGAATGGTAGGGAAGACAGGGAATTGATGTACAAGAAAAACTTTGTGAATAACATACTTTCAGTTATCAGTAGAGCTCAAAGGTTTAAGATTATACAAGTCTACCCTGTCATTGGTATTGTATTAGCACTTGTAATATTGATAATTCCATTTAGGTTTAATATGGGGTTCATTTTTGGAAAAGAAGCTGCTTTAGCTTCAGTAAATAATGATTCCCAGAGAGCTTTTGACTATATGAAAAGGGCTGTAGCAGCAGATCCTTTGATGGATGGATATAGGATTGACTATGCAAACTTGCTAGTGACGAAGAAGGATGTTACTCAAAAAGATATTGATTTAGCGATAGAGCAAGCGGAAGGTGCAGAAAAGTATGGTAAATATAAGTTAGATGTAATAAATAAACTAGGTACATTTTATTTGTTTATTAATCAAGTTGAAAAGGGCTTAAGCTTTTTTGATTATGGTAATAAGTTAGCACCTTTAGATATAAACCAATGGGAGAAAAGAATTGATACGTATAAAAAGGTTGCTCTTTATAACTTCAGCCAAAATAACAATCAAAATGCAGTACAAGTTATAGATAGAATGAAACATATATTTGATGATGCAGTGAAAGCCAATAAAAGCAATTTAAATCCATTTATATTCTCTGCCCAATCCATGGAAGCATATGAAAAGCTTAAGTATATTAAAGACAATTTGGGCAAGCAAAATTTTATAGATTATGAAAAAATAAAACTGTATAATGTGTTTGATTTGGATATAAATTCAGATGGTGTTCCAGATCAATGGAATATAAAGAAAGATAGTAATATTAAAACTATAAATGACTTTAAAAGTTTTAATATTGAAATTCCAGACAATAATGAGACTTATATCAGCACTAGAGGTCTCGGACTATTGCCAAATAAAACTTACAATATTAATGCAAATATTCAGACAGGAAGTCAAAGTTTACAAATACCATTTACTATTGATGGGGCTACCGATGTCAGTGGGTTTCTGTCACAATCAGTAGGAACCACTTATACCGCTTCATTTAAAACCCCAAATAATATCACACAATATGATGTTAGCCTAAAATTAATAATAAAAGGAAAGTTTAAGTTAAGCAATATAAGCATTATTGAACAGTAATCAATAAAATTTTTATCATGAATGGGTGTATAGTCTTGGATAAAGAATATGAAATATTACAGTATATATCTATGGATAAAAACGTAACGCAAAGGAAAATAGCCGAAAAAGCAGGTTTGTCTTTAGGAGCTGCAAATATACTAATAAAACGGTTAATAAAAAAAGGTCTTATTAAAATAGAACACGTTAATAGTAGAGCTGTTAGATATATGCTGACTCCGACAGGTTTTATTCAAAAAACGCAAAGAGCATGTGAGTTTATAGCTTATTCGTATAATTATATAACTGGTTTAAATTCTAAAATCAAGGGGATGTTAAATGAAAATACAAGACTTGAAAGAGTATATCTCCTTGGTGTTCATAATGAGCTATATGATATTGTTTCAAATGCAGTTCGAGAAGTTGGTATAGCTTTATATAGCGTTTCAAGTGCCCAATTGGACAGTTTCGATAAAAATGTTGAATATATTGTTCTCTGTTGGGATTACGAAAATGAATTATTACTAACTGAAAAAGGTATTAAGTATGTAAACTTGTTTAATTTGTAGACAAATAATAGACCAGATTATGTGAATTGGTGGGTGTATATGGAGGATAACACGTATTATAAAAAGAAAATCTTAGTAGTTGGTGGTACTGGTACTATTGGAAAAAGGCTTGTCAACGAACTGCTAAAGCATGAACCTGAAGTAATCAGAGTTTTCAGCCGTGATGAGTTTAAACAATTTGAAATGGAAAATGAATTAGGCCACAAAGACAATATAAGGTATTTGATTGGTGATGTTAGAGACTATGAGAGAATTGAAAGAGCGAGTAAAGGTATAAATGTAATTTTCCATTTGGCAGCAATGAAACATGTTCCTGCTTGTGAATATAACCCATTTGAAGCAGTAAAAACTAATGTTATTGGAACCCAAAATTTAATTATTTCTGCAATTAAGAATAATGTTGGGAGAGTTATCTTTACAAGTTCTGATAAAGCTATAAGTCCTACTAATGCTATGGGCGCTACTAAGCTATTAGCTGAAAAACTAATTTCAAGTGCAGATTATAACAAGGGTGAAGCTAAAACAATATTTTCAGCTGTACGTTTTGGGAACGTTATGGGCTCAAGAGGGTCTGTTATTCCTTTGTTTAAGAAACAAATACTTGAAAGTAAAGAAATAACGGTTACTAATCCTGAAATGAGCAGGTTTATGATGTCAATAGGACAAGCTGTTTCATTAACTATGAAAGCGGCTCTAGTATCTACTGGTGGGGAGGTTTTTGTTCTTAAAATGCCAGTAGTGAGAATAAAAGACCTTTGTGAAGTAGTTATTGAAGAAATGTGTAAAAAGTATGGTATGAATAAGGAATCAATTAGGACTAAAGTTGTTGGACTTAGACCAGGAGAAAAGATGTATGAAGAATTAATGACAAAGGAAGAATCATTTTCTACTTATGATTTGGGCGAGATGTTTGCCATAACTACCGGGTTACATGAAAAGGATTATGAAAGTACTTATAAAAATTATAGGAAAGTAAATGAAATGAGTTACAGCTCCGAAGAGCAAGAACCCATAAGTAAGGATCAAATAAGAGATATTATTCTAAGCGAATCATTGTTATAGAGGTGAAAATACTATGAGAGTATTACTAACAGGTGGAGCAGGTTTTATTGGTAGATGGGTAGCAAAAAAGTTGATAGAAATGGGGAATGATGTTTGGATCCTTGATAATCTATCAAACGGGCGAGTTGAAAATTTAGAAGAGTTTAAAGAAAGTAAGCAACTTAAAGCTTTTATTAATGGCGATATAAAGGATAATGATTTACTAAGTACACTTTTTGAAAACAAAATTGATATATGTTACCATCTTGGAGCGAGTATTAATGTTCAGGATAGTATCGATGATCCGGAAACCACTTTTAATAATGATGTTATTGGTACATTCAATGTACTTGAGTTATGTAGGAAATACCATACAAGAATGGTGTTTATGAGTACCTGTATGGTGTATGATAGAGCAAATAATGAAAACGGTATTATTGAAAGCCATCCCTTAAAACCTGCTTCACCTTATGCTGGAGCAAAAATATCAGGAGAAAACTTAGTTCTTTCATATTGGTATGCTTACAAATTACCTGTTACTATCTTACGTCCGTTCAATACGTATGGTCCATTCCAGAAGAGCGGTGGAGAAGGAGGAGTAGTTGCCATTTTCTGTAAACGCGCACTAGGAGGAAAGGATTTAAATATATATGGAGAGGGTAAGCAAACTCGAGATCTTCTATATGTTGAAGACTGTGCAAGGTTTGTTATAGAAGCAGGTTTAAACGATATGGCTATAGGGGAAACGATTAATGCCGGAACAGGTTATGATATAAGTATAAATGAACTTGCAATGCGTATATGTGGGGATAGCAGTAAAATAAAGCATGTTGAACATATACATCCACAAAGTGAAATTCAGAAGCTACTGTGTAATTACAGCAAGGCAAGTAAAATACTGTCATGGAGACCTGAGATATCACTTGACGAAGGTATTGCAAGAACTATGAAATGGATTAGTGAAAATCCCTCACTTGTTTAGGGAGAGAGTATGAAAATATATTATTAATGAATAAAACAAAAAAGTATAGAGGTAAAGGTGTAATATATAACTATTTATTTTCATCTATAATAAAAAAAGTTAGGGTATAGAAAGAACATGTCCTAATGCTAAGTCGTTATATCAAAATACCATTACTCTTCCTTTATATCCTAGCTTAAGTACTGAAGGTATTAAGTAAGCTATAGAGTGTATAGGAGATCTGCGACAATTGTTTTGAGGTGATATTAAAATGATTCTAGCAATTATTCAAGCAAGAATGGGCTCATCAAGGCTACCAGGTAAAGTTCTAATAGAGTTATTAGGAAAAACTGTTTTGTGGCATGTGGTTAACAGGGTAAAACAAAGTAATTTAGTAGATAAGGTACTAGTTGCGACTAGTACTAATGAAAAAGATGATCTTATAGTACAAGAATGTAAAAGATACAATATCAATTGTTTCACAGGAAATGAAAATGATGTACTAGATAGATTTTATAACGCTGCTGTCAAATATAGTTTACGTGAAAATGATAGTGTCGTAAGGATTACTGCAGACTGTCCACTGATAGATCCAAAGGTAATAGATAATGTAATCTCTGTATATCTCAACAATAAATGTGACTATGCATCAAATATCAATCCGCCGACTTTTCCTGACGGATTAGATATAGAAATATTTAAATTTTCAGCACTGGAAAAAAGTTATAGAGAGGCTAGACTCACTTCTGAAAGAGAACATGTGACTTTATACGTTAGAAATCATCCAGAATTATTTAGTACAGTAAATTTTGAGTATGAAAAAGATATATCAAATCTTAGATGGACTTTAGATGAAAAGGAAGATTTAGATGTAATACTTAAAATATATAGAAATTTATATTTAGAGAATAATATTTTTTTCCTTGGAGATATTTTGGATTTGTTAGAAAAAGTGCCGGAAATCTCAAAGGGAAATATTATGTTCAAGAGAAATGAAGGATTGGAAAAGTCTCTAAAAAATGATAAAGCTATATAATATTTTCATAATAAAATGAATTGTTAAAATATAAAGTTTTTAGTGGAGGATTATTGAATATGAACGAATTAAAAAGGTGTTCAAAATGTACTATTCCTGAGACTCACGAAACAATAACTTTTGATAATGTAGGTGTATGCAATATTTGTTCACAACACCAATATAAGAAGGAAAATATAGATTGGGAAGCAAGACATAAGGAGTTTATCGAAATAATCGAAGAGTATCGTGGGAAAAATGATTATGATTGTTTAGTTCCTTTTAGTGGAGGAAAAGATAGTACCTTTACTCTATATGAGCTTGTTGAAAAGTATAAACTTAAACCTTTGGTAATTTCCTTTGATCATGGGTTTTATAGGCCCCAGGTAGAGGAAAACAAGCTAAAAACTTTTAGGAAGCTGGGGGTAGATGTTCTTAAGTACACACCTAATTGGAAGGTTGTAAAAAAATTGCTGCTTGAAAGTCTTAAAAGAAAAGGGGATTTCTGCTGGCACTGTCACACCGGTATTTTTGCATACCCTATGCATATAGCAGTAAAATTTAAGGTTCCCCTTGTTATATGGGGAGAACCTAGTGCAGAATATACATCATACTATTCATATGATGATGGCATTGAAGAGGTTGATGAAGAAAGATTTAATCGTTTTGTTAACCTTGGTATTACCGCTGAGGATATGGTAGGAATGCTTGATGGTACGGTAACAATGAGAGATCTAACGCCGTTTACTTACCCCAAATTAAAAGATTTAAAGTCTATAAATTACAGATCTTTTTGCTTAGGAAGTTATATTCCGTGGGATGTAAAGAAACAATCTGATTTAATTAAAAAAGAACTGGGATGGCAGGAAGAGGAAGTTGAAGGGGTATTACCGGGATATGGATATGAAAAGATTGAATGTCAAATGCAGGGTGTAAGAGATTATCTTAAGTATATAAAAAGAGGATATTCTAGGGTCTCTCATCTTACAAGTATAGATATTAGAAATGGTCGTATGAGCCGTGAGGAAGCAATGAAATATATTAAAGAGTATGAGGGGAAACGGCCCGCTAGTCTTGATGTCTTTCTTGACTATGTAGGTATTTCGGAGGAGGAATTTAACGAAATTGCTGTTAGCCTTATGGTACATCCCAATAGAGTGAATCCGGAAAAGCTTGGGAAGGGAAATCAAGTTTGGGATCAGAGATTATGGTATAGGGAGAATACAAAAGGACTTTCGCTAAAAGAGCTAGTTAAGGACTATGATTATATAAAATCAGAAAATGAGATATTGAAGGCGGAGTTGGATAGATTAAAGGGAAATAAGTAGATTTTGCAAACTATTTTATTAAGGAGAATCCTAAATATGATTGCAATAATTGATTATGGGATGGGCAACACGTTTTCCGTATTCAATGCTTTAGACTATATAGGAGTTGAAGCGGTTATTACAAATAAGGAGACGGAAATAAAGAATGCTGATAGGATTATCCTTCCAGGTGTCGGTGCATTTGGTGATTGTATAGAAAACTTAAAACAATTAGGGTTAAAGGATCTTTTAATGGAAGAAGTAGTAGAAAAAGGTAAGCCATTTATGGGGATTTGTCTGGGAATGCAGGTTTTGGCTGATTACGGTACGGAAAAAGGTATATTTGAGGGTCTAGGGTGGATAAAGGGTAATGTTCAGAGATTTCTAGTTGAGGATCAGTCCTTGAAAATTCCCCATGTAGGCTGGAATGACATAAATATTGAAAAAGAAACCCCACTATTTAAAGGTCTAATAAAAGAGCGGGCTTTCTATTTTGTACACAGTTATCATTTTGAGGCACAAAATAAAGAAGAAGTTTTAGCAACCTGCGACTATGGTGGGAATTTTAATGCAGCTTTAATCAAAGACAATATTTTCGCTACACAGTTTCATCCTGAAAAAAGCCAAAAGAATGGACTAATTGTACTGGAGAACTTTGTTAAGTGGAGGGTCTGAATTTGCTAAAAAGAAGAATTATTCCAACCTTACTATTAAAAGACGGAAGAATGGTTAAGGGATCTAATTTTACAAATTTCAGGGATGTAGGTAATCCAGTAACAGCTGCTAGAGTTTACAATGCCCAAAAGGTGGACGAGCTTGTATTTTTAGATATTTGTCCCACATATGAGAGCAGGGAAAAGGTTAATGAAATAATTCGCAATGTTGCATCAGAGTGTTTTATGCCACTGACTGTAGGTGGCGGTATTAAAAGCATAGGCGATATTAAAAACTTTTTGGAGATTGGTGCAGATAAGGTTTCTATTAATTCCGAAGCATATAGAAACCCATCGCTCATAAAGGATGCGGCGCAGAAGTTTGGAGACCAGTGTATAGTTATCAGTGTGGATTACAAAAAAACTATAGATGGAAATTTAAAAGTATTTATTGATTCGGGGCAAACACAAACTGATGTTGAGCCACTGGAATATATTAAGAGGTGTACACAGCTTGGTGCTGGTGAAATACTATTGACTAATATTGATAGAGAAGGCACAATGCAAGGATATGACATTGAGCTAATACAGAAAGCTTCAGAAAGTGTTAATGTGCCTATTATTGCTTCAGGAGGAGCCGGAACACTCGAGGACTTATTAACAGCGTTTAACAAGGCTAAGGCAGCTGCAGTATCAGCTGGGAGTATATTCCATTTTACGGACCAAAGTCCAATAAAAGCCAGATACTATCTATCTACACATGATATAGATGTTAGGATTTGAGGAGGGTATGTATGAATTTTGGCAAAGTAACACAGTGTATGCTTTTCGGGGGAGGACAATTGTTATCTGAACTAGCATTAAAACTGGTAAACGAAGGCTTTAAAGTTTTAGTTGTAACCAGTGAAAGGCACTCGGAAGAGCTTATATGTGTTGATGAGACACACTTATCACTTAAAAACTTCTTAATTGAAAAAGGAATCAATTATGTAGTTTCCTCAAATGTTAACAATGATAATGCTGTAATTAGCAGAATTACTGATAGTACAATCGGTATTTCAATGGGGGCAGCTTGGATATTTAGGACTGAATTTATTAATCACTTTGGGGGACGATTAGTAAATTTACATGGAACTAGACTCCCACAGGATAGAGGTGGCGGAGGATTTTCATGGAGAATCCTTAGAAGTGAGCGGCTTGGATATAGCATAATTCACCAGATAGATCCTGGAGTAGATACCGGAGATATAATTAAGTATAAGGAATATTTCTATCCACCGTCCTGTAGATTACCAGTGGATTACCAGAATTACACAATAAAGCAATATCATATTCTTTTGGAAGAATTTTTTAATGAAATTATCTCAGGAATGGATTTTCATAAGCTTAGTCAACAGGAATACCTAAGTGAATACTGGCCTAGACTTTCAACTGATTTACATGGATATATAGATTGGAGTTGGAGACTTAGGGATATTGAGCAATTTATATGTGCATTTGATGACCCATATAGGGGAGCTTCTACTTTTATAAACGGTATAAAGGTAAGGGTCAAAAGCTGCTTTAGCTCAACAAATGATGGAGTATTCCACCCTTTCCAAAAGGGTATTGTATATAGAATAAGTGCTGGTGCACTATTTGTTGCAACAGAAGATGGAACACTTATAATAAAGAGTGTTAGTACGGAAAGTGGGGAAGATTTTATAAAACAAATAAGTGTTGGAGATAGGCTTTATACTCCATTAAAGTACATCGAAGATGCTAAACTCTTCAGGGCAATTTACACACCTACAGGACTTAAAAAGTAAAAGCTTATATTTTGGAGAAACTAGCTATGAGAAAAAAGAGATTAGGAAAGACAAATTACTATCTTTCAGAAATTGGCTTGGGGACAGTTCAGTTTGGTCTTGACTATGGATTTAATAAAAAGTTGGATCAAGACAGTGTGAATGAAATTCTTTCTTGTGCTAAAAAGCAGGGAATTAATTTTATTGATACGGCAAGCAGCTATGGGGATAGTGAAGAAAAAATAGGTAATTATGTTTCGCAAAATGATAATGACTTTATTATTGCAACTAAACTTGCAAAAATAAGTCCTCAGGATGTAGAAAATAAGGAAAGCATTAAAAACATTATCTACAGTTCCGTAGAATTATCATTAAGCAATTTAAAGCTGGACAAACTAAATTTGTTACAATTACACCAAGCTGACAGCTATATAACTAATTCCGAATATTTTTGGCATGCAATTTCAAACCTGAAGTCAGAAAATCTAATAGATAGTTTTGGCATATCTGTTTACGAGACTAAAGAGACAATAAAATTAGTAAATGAGTATAGACAATATATTGATTTTTTTCAAATACCTTATAACGTTTTTGATAGAAGATTTGATGACTTAGTTGATACATTTAAAGAGTTTAAAATTGGTATTATTAGCAGATCTGCTTTTCTTAAGGGCGTAATCACTTGCAGGGAAGATTCTTTGCCCAAGGAATTATTTCAATTAGGAGAATATAAAAACAAGCTTAATACCCTT from Clostridia bacterium carries:
- a CDS encoding O-antigen ligase family protein — translated: MSSTNKRRRKAEKLTQKYDIYFLIPLVLILSIVPTIVLMKPIQLKGISAETWISPQSVDFFSYYKSVIFIVFSSLLLITFVFRVGMQGLETKKSIYYYPLGIYALVVIVSLIAAKYPDVALFGYVERYEGTLVLLGYIIVMVVGMNLAKGERTIKILVASILISAAIIALIGVFQLIGWDFYKSVLGKQLIVPSLYAHIRDQLNFTFPKHQVYTSVYNPNYVGSYVALILPVLVGLTLYFKNIFQKIGLFLFSCCLIVSLIGSGSKTGMGISVVAFILLIVFLRKPIISNYKFIGVMVIASIVLSVGANIVSNGFLYYKLSSVGESIIESVRIAKKDSSVKKKLDRLQAVFTDRDEMKIKTEKAILILKNVKSQIIFLDGNKNSLDTITDDGGSIGFRNETYSDIKVTVRNNGGNSTVYVSGKEILFFLTKEGFKVPSVQNRLIDAGNPPKWGFVGIEDFASGRGFIWSRTLPMLRDTIIFGHGADTFAIFFPQDDIAGKLLGLDSSIIVVDKPHNMYLQMAVNTGVVSVLAFLFIIFAYTVSSIRIYIKARLDSFLGIIGVSVFIGVLSYCLTGIFNDSTISVAPVFWTMLGIGISINGIIKKQIA
- a CDS encoding O-antigen ligase family protein, translated to MKMKKDTSTVDFVSVLKGFIYCLVFIVIFYPPFIRGLFFDEEIFPTEVFVLLLFAIYWIYKSLKKDKKFLQTPLEYGTFLLTVIYFISIFVSANIHLAVSEWLKYVMYFSVFFILSDIINSYKSKMRVLGVMVAATVGVCILGFDGATGGSIASVFNSIFSGLGLRIKFFDLYVNNRMTASIQYPNALASYLMAVFFIVMPISIYTVSKLKRTVSFIVCTFILVTFLLTLSRGAFLFLPVAAFIFILLLPKGFRVRGFINVAIIAIVSSSIAVLEYMNISGTREKALIIWLVLLLGLGISAVFSAISDKVIAWFEHLNWKVYLCGVITLCLLGFAAIIYVLNAYEPMQVSETVKKSIVLEPGSRYKLLYDIDAKNNSGNAYTVRLTAQKETDIIFGEEKQLVNMVGKNTNGRETREVTFFVPNGLKIVNIYFSSSDTNQAAILNNARIIEKDSGKTVKSIPMKHRFLPDNIASRFENLSVSKSAIERKIFYGDAFKILKDNLILGAGGGAWFILHPSYQSYSYSTTETHNYYLQLALETGAIGFVIILFIIVSLIAMFLREYRYTMKSDFKERILQTGIFTAIIAMLMHAIIDWDLSMSAVSLLLWELMALFNSRYRNGREDRELMYKKNFVNNILSVISRAQRFKIIQVYPVIGIVLALVILIIPFRFNMGFIFGKEAALASVNNDSQRAFDYMKRAVAADPLMDGYRIDYANLLVTKKDVTQKDIDLAIEQAEGAEKYGKYKLDVINKLGTFYLFINQVEKGLSFFDYGNKLAPLDINQWEKRIDTYKKVALYNFSQNNNQNAVQVIDRMKHIFDDAVKANKSNLNPFIFSAQSMEAYEKLKYIKDNLGKQNFIDYEKIKLYNVFDLDINSDGVPDQWNIKKDSNIKTINDFKSFNIEIPDNNETYISTRGLGLLPNKTYNINANIQTGSQSLQIPFTIDGATDVSGFLSQSVGTTYTASFKTPNNITQYDVSLKLIIKGKFKLSNISIIEQ
- a CDS encoding winged helix-turn-helix transcriptional regulator; the encoded protein is MDKEYEILQYISMDKNVTQRKIAEKAGLSLGAANILIKRLIKKGLIKIEHVNSRAVRYMLTPTGFIQKTQRACEFIAYSYNYITGLNSKIKGMLNENTRLERVYLLGVHNELYDIVSNAVREVGIALYSVSSAQLDSFDKNVEYIVLCWDYENELLLTEKGIKYVNLFNL
- a CDS encoding polysaccharide biosynthesis protein encodes the protein MEDNTYYKKKILVVGGTGTIGKRLVNELLKHEPEVIRVFSRDEFKQFEMENELGHKDNIRYLIGDVRDYERIERASKGINVIFHLAAMKHVPACEYNPFEAVKTNVIGTQNLIISAIKNNVGRVIFTSSDKAISPTNAMGATKLLAEKLISSADYNKGEAKTIFSAVRFGNVMGSRGSVIPLFKKQILESKEITVTNPEMSRFMMSIGQAVSLTMKAALVSTGGEVFVLKMPVVRIKDLCEVVIEEMCKKYGMNKESIRTKVVGLRPGEKMYEELMTKEESFSTYDLGEMFAITTGLHEKDYESTYKNYRKVNEMSYSSEEQEPISKDQIRDIILSESLL
- a CDS encoding SDR family NAD(P)-dependent oxidoreductase; this translates as MRVLLTGGAGFIGRWVAKKLIEMGNDVWILDNLSNGRVENLEEFKESKQLKAFINGDIKDNDLLSTLFENKIDICYHLGASINVQDSIDDPETTFNNDVIGTFNVLELCRKYHTRMVFMSTCMVYDRANNENGIIESHPLKPASPYAGAKISGENLVLSYWYAYKLPVTILRPFNTYGPFQKSGGEGGVVAIFCKRALGGKDLNIYGEGKQTRDLLYVEDCARFVIEAGLNDMAIGETINAGTGYDISINELAMRICGDSSKIKHVEHIHPQSEIQKLLCNYSKASKILSWRPEISLDEGIARTMKWISENPSLV
- a CDS encoding glycosyltransferase family protein encodes the protein MILAIIQARMGSSRLPGKVLIELLGKTVLWHVVNRVKQSNLVDKVLVATSTNEKDDLIVQECKRYNINCFTGNENDVLDRFYNAAVKYSLRENDSVVRITADCPLIDPKVIDNVISVYLNNKCDYASNINPPTFPDGLDIEIFKFSALEKSYREARLTSEREHVTLYVRNHPELFSTVNFEYEKDISNLRWTLDEKEDLDVILKIYRNLYLENNIFFLGDILDLLEKVPEISKGNIMFKRNEGLEKSLKNDKAI
- a CDS encoding N-acetyl sugar amidotransferase, with protein sequence MNELKRCSKCTIPETHETITFDNVGVCNICSQHQYKKENIDWEARHKEFIEIIEEYRGKNDYDCLVPFSGGKDSTFTLYELVEKYKLKPLVISFDHGFYRPQVEENKLKTFRKLGVDVLKYTPNWKVVKKLLLESLKRKGDFCWHCHTGIFAYPMHIAVKFKVPLVIWGEPSAEYTSYYSYDDGIEEVDEERFNRFVNLGITAEDMVGMLDGTVTMRDLTPFTYPKLKDLKSINYRSFCLGSYIPWDVKKQSDLIKKELGWQEEEVEGVLPGYGYEKIECQMQGVRDYLKYIKRGYSRVSHLTSIDIRNGRMSREEAMKYIKEYEGKRPASLDVFLDYVGISEEEFNEIAVSLMVHPNRVNPEKLGKGNQVWDQRLWYRENTKGLSLKELVKDYDYIKSENEILKAELDRLKGNK